A window of Leptotrichia wadei contains these coding sequences:
- a CDS encoding histidinol-phosphatase — MNKTNFHTHNYRCEHAAGNVEDYVKVAIKEGYTELGISDHAPMPEYYENNRMKEENLDGYLKEIEEAQEKYGDKIKIYKSLEIEYFPEFLEKYDKYRKKLDYLVLGLHAFRKPGDNTNYNAWKIKTGEDVLNYAKYMAEAIESGKFDYIAHPDLYVINYRNWDESCERAAHIISEAAEKMNVPLEVNANGIRKSFERHPDWDRYMYPYKEFWDIVKQYNVRTIIGSDAHDFNRMEDKEMEIAREFAKEIGLNVIESIF; from the coding sequence ATGAATAAGACAAATTTTCATACTCACAATTACCGATGTGAACATGCCGCTGGAAATGTAGAAGATTATGTAAAAGTCGCAATCAAGGAAGGCTATACTGAACTTGGAATCTCAGATCATGCTCCAATGCCTGAATATTATGAAAATAACCGAATGAAGGAAGAGAATTTGGACGGATATTTAAAGGAAATTGAAGAGGCACAGGAAAAATATGGAGATAAAATCAAAATTTACAAATCACTAGAAATCGAATATTTTCCAGAATTTCTTGAAAAATATGATAAATATCGAAAAAAACTAGATTATCTCGTTTTAGGCTTACATGCATTTAGAAAACCTGGTGATAACACAAATTATAATGCCTGGAAAATAAAAACAGGCGAAGATGTGTTAAATTATGCAAAATATATGGCTGAAGCGATAGAAAGCGGAAAATTTGACTACATTGCACATCCAGATTTATATGTAATAAATTATCGGAATTGGGATGAAAGCTGTGAAAGAGCAGCGCATATTATTTCTGAAGCAGCAGAAAAAATGAATGTACCGCTTGAAGTAAATGCAAATGGAATAAGAAAATCATTTGAAAGACATCCAGATTGGGATAGATATATGTATCCATATAAGGAATTTTGGGACATTGTGAAACAGTACAATGTTAGGACAATAATTGGTTCAGATGCACATGATTTTAACAGGATGGAAGATAAAGAGATGGAAATTGCAAGGGAGTTTGCAAAGGAAATTGGGCTGAATGTAATTGAGAGTATTTTTTGA
- a CDS encoding PTS transporter subunit EIIC, with amino-acid sequence MDAKKTAKEIYQILGGKENIASNAVCMTRLRVKVKNEVDLEKLKKVDGVLNVVNAETLQIILGPGKVNAVGDEFSKLSGIALGFSDSNVKDVASENKKVNKQKHNGPVQRFLQKIANIFVPLLPGIIASGLIMGLTNVINVATKNAYNTVWWFAAIRSIGFVMFGYLAIYVGMNAAKEFGGTAVLGGIMGSIFITNPALPLLLKVEDKSAVILPFTGKPFAPGMGGLLASLFMGIVVAYLEKNIRKIVPVMLDTFFTPLLTLIIGVFIALIIIQPLGTVVTGFIFAILDFSYKKLGILGGYILAAGFLPLVSVGLHQALTPIHTLLNDPTGPTKGINYLLPILMMAGGGQVGAGIAIYIKTKNQRLKNMVRDSIPVGILGIGEPLMYAVTLPLGKPFITACLGSGIGGILAVLFHLGTISQGVSGLFGLLIVVPGTWIYFIIAMLGAYAGGFALTYLFGIDDEKIEEMYGK; translated from the coding sequence ATGGATGCCAAAAAAACAGCAAAGGAAATTTATCAAATTTTAGGAGGCAAGGAAAACATTGCTTCAAACGCAGTCTGCATGACAAGACTTAGAGTTAAAGTTAAAAATGAAGTAGATTTAGAAAAGTTAAAAAAAGTTGATGGAGTACTGAACGTAGTAAATGCTGAAACTTTACAGATAATACTAGGGCCTGGAAAAGTAAATGCAGTAGGAGATGAATTTTCAAAACTTAGTGGTATTGCTCTAGGATTTTCAGATAGTAACGTAAAGGATGTAGCAAGTGAAAATAAGAAAGTAAATAAACAAAAACATAATGGCCCTGTCCAACGATTTCTTCAAAAAATTGCAAATATATTTGTACCTCTATTACCTGGAATAATCGCATCAGGGTTAATAATGGGCCTTACAAATGTAATAAATGTTGCAACAAAAAATGCTTATAATACAGTATGGTGGTTTGCTGCGATAAGAAGTATCGGATTTGTTATGTTTGGATATCTTGCGATTTATGTAGGAATGAATGCAGCAAAAGAATTTGGCGGAACTGCAGTGCTTGGTGGAATTATGGGATCAATATTTATCACAAATCCAGCCTTACCCTTACTTCTTAAAGTAGAAGACAAGAGTGCAGTTATACTTCCTTTTACAGGTAAGCCTTTTGCACCTGGAATGGGAGGACTGCTTGCATCGTTATTTATGGGTATAGTAGTTGCATATTTAGAAAAAAATATAAGAAAGATAGTTCCTGTAATGCTTGATACATTTTTTACTCCTCTTTTAACTTTAATAATAGGTGTATTTATAGCCCTAATAATAATTCAGCCTTTAGGAACTGTTGTAACGGGCTTCATATTCGCTATTCTTGATTTCTCATATAAGAAATTAGGAATATTGGGAGGATATATACTGGCAGCTGGATTCCTTCCTTTAGTTTCAGTTGGACTACATCAAGCTTTAACTCCTATACACACCTTACTTAATGATCCGACAGGACCTACAAAAGGAATTAACTATCTGCTTCCTATACTTATGATGGCAGGTGGGGGACAAGTTGGAGCAGGAATTGCAATTTATATAAAAACTAAGAATCAACGGCTTAAAAATATGGTAAGAGATTCTATTCCTGTTGGAATACTTGGAATTGGCGAACCATTAATGTATGCTGTAACTTTACCATTAGGAAAACCATTTATTACAGCCTGTCTAGGCTCTGGAATTGGTGGGATTCTTGCAGTTCTATTCCACTTAGGAACAATTTCTCAAGGTGTCTCAGGCTTATTCGGACTTCTTATTGTTGTTCCGGGAACTTGGATTTACTTTATAATCGCAATGCTAGGAGCTTATGCAGGCGGATTTGCACTAACTTATTTATTTGGAATTGATGACGAAAAGATAGAAGAAATGTATGGAAAATAA
- a CDS encoding DUF4272 domain-containing protein, which yields MSTIIDIFEEKYQFRQVLTEREKNYLENSSDSKDLNIKFYFMLEAVKMLLWVLSVIDIEFDDFNVFC from the coding sequence TTGTCAACGATCATTGATATTTTTGAAGAAAAATACCAATTTAGACAGGTATTGACTGAACGTGAAAAAAATTATTTGGAAAATTCATCAGATTCTAAAGATTTAAATATTAAATTTTATTTTATGTTAGAAGCTGTTAAAATGCTGCTTTGGGTGTTGTCAGTTATTGATATTGAATTTGATGACTTTAACGTGTTTTGCTAG
- the recR gene encoding recombination mediator RecR produces the protein MKKLDDLIDVFAKLPGIGRKSAARIAFDVLDRSEADVDRMLEIIKDSHTNIKHCKICGNLSENDICEICTSKKRDKEVICVVEGVRDVIAFEKSETYNGLYHVLGGKIDPLNGVTIEDLNLRKLMNRLDGSVKEVILALNPDLEGETTSLYLTKFLKEKNVKISKIASGIPMGGNIEYTDMATLGKSLEGRVNVDDAD, from the coding sequence ATGAAAAAATTAGATGATTTAATTGATGTTTTTGCAAAATTACCTGGAATTGGGAGAAAAAGTGCAGCAAGAATTGCATTTGATGTACTTGATAGAAGTGAAGCTGATGTTGATAGAATGCTAGAAATAATAAAGGATTCACATACGAATATTAAACATTGTAAGATCTGTGGAAATTTATCTGAAAATGATATATGTGAGATTTGTACTAGTAAAAAAAGAGATAAGGAAGTGATTTGCGTAGTTGAAGGAGTACGGGATGTGATTGCTTTTGAAAAATCTGAAACATATAATGGGCTTTATCACGTTTTAGGTGGAAAAATTGATCCTTTAAATGGGGTTACTATTGAAGATTTGAATTTGAGAAAGTTGATGAATCGGCTGGATGGGAGTGTTAAAGAAGTCATATTGGCTTTAAATCCTGATTTGGAAGGTGAAACTACAAGCTTATATTTGACAAAATTTCTAAAAGAAAAAAATGTTAAAATTTCAAAAATTGCAAGTGGTATTCCAATGGGTGGAAATATTGAATATACTGATATGGCGACGTTGGGGAAATCGCTTGAGGGTAGAGTCAATGTGGATGATGCAGATTAA
- a CDS encoding ABC-F family ATP-binding cassette domain-containing protein, whose amino-acid sequence MISTSNLSVQFGGRKLFDEVNIKFTEGNCYGIIGPNGAGKSTFLKVLTGELDSTSGEVIIEKNKRLSFLKQDHFAYEDEEVLNVVMMGHAKLYDIMMQKNALYAKTEFTEEDGNLAAELEGEFAELDGWEAETNAEKFLVGLGIPAEMHHKLMKELTEPEKVKVLLAQAIFGNPDILLLDEPTNGLDLHAVKWLEDFLMDLENTTVLVVSHDRHFLNKVCTHIADIDYGKIKMFVGNYDFWYESNQLMQELIRNQNKKMEQKKKELQDFIARFSANASKSKQATSRKKQLEKLQFEDMQVSNRKYPYIEFKPEREAGNNMLKVENLTKTIDGEKILDNISFTVNTGDKVVILSKNDIAKTTLFQILAGELEPDSGKVEWGVTTSQSYFPKDNSEYFENVDLSLIDWLRQFSEDQHEEYVRGFLGRMLFSGEEARKKAKVLSGGEKVRCMLSKMMLSNANVLLLDNPTDHLDLESITSLNKALERFDGTILFTTHDHEFIQTIANKIIEITPKGILEKEMEYDDYLNDETVETRLNKMYRL is encoded by the coding sequence TTGATTTCAACAAGTAATTTATCTGTCCAGTTTGGTGGACGAAAACTTTTTGATGAAGTAAATATAAAATTTACAGAAGGGAACTGTTACGGCATTATTGGACCGAATGGAGCTGGAAAATCGACATTTTTAAAGGTTTTAACTGGAGAGCTTGATTCTACTTCTGGAGAAGTTATTATAGAAAAAAATAAAAGACTATCATTTTTAAAACAGGATCACTTTGCATACGAAGATGAGGAAGTGCTAAATGTAGTAATGATGGGACATGCAAAATTATATGATATTATGATGCAAAAAAATGCACTATATGCAAAAACTGAATTTACAGAAGAAGATGGAAATTTAGCAGCTGAACTTGAAGGGGAATTTGCAGAATTAGATGGCTGGGAAGCTGAAACAAATGCTGAAAAATTTCTAGTTGGACTTGGAATCCCCGCTGAAATGCATCACAAATTAATGAAGGAATTAACAGAGCCTGAAAAGGTAAAAGTGCTGCTTGCACAAGCTATTTTCGGAAATCCTGACATTTTATTGCTAGATGAGCCTACAAATGGACTTGACTTGCATGCTGTAAAGTGGCTTGAAGATTTTCTGATGGATTTGGAAAACACAACTGTACTTGTTGTTTCCCACGACAGACACTTTTTAAATAAAGTTTGTACTCATATTGCCGATATTGATTACGGGAAAATTAAAATGTTCGTTGGGAACTATGATTTCTGGTATGAATCAAATCAATTAATGCAGGAATTAATTAGAAACCAAAATAAAAAAATGGAGCAGAAGAAGAAGGAACTGCAAGACTTTATTGCCCGTTTCTCTGCCAACGCTTCAAAATCAAAGCAGGCTACTAGCCGTAAAAAGCAATTGGAAAAATTACAATTTGAAGATATGCAAGTTTCCAACAGAAAATATCCGTATATTGAATTTAAGCCTGAAAGAGAAGCTGGAAACAATATGTTGAAAGTTGAAAATCTGACAAAAACCATTGATGGTGAAAAAATTCTTGATAATATTTCATTTACAGTAAATACTGGAGATAAAGTTGTTATTTTATCAAAAAATGATATAGCTAAAACTACTCTTTTTCAAATTTTAGCTGGAGAATTAGAACCTGATTCTGGAAAAGTTGAATGGGGAGTTACAACTTCACAAAGCTATTTTCCAAAAGATAATTCAGAATATTTTGAAAACGTTGATTTATCACTAATTGACTGGTTAAGACAATTTTCAGAAGATCAACATGAAGAATATGTACGCGGATTCTTAGGAAGAATGTTATTTTCAGGAGAAGAAGCTAGAAAGAAAGCTAAAGTGCTTTCTGGAGGAGAAAAAGTTCGTTGTATGCTTTCAAAAATGATGTTATCTAATGCAAATGTCTTATTATTAGATAATCCAACAGATCACTTGGATCTTGAATCAATTACGTCGTTAAATAAAGCGCTGGAAAGATTTGACGGAACAATTTTATTCACAACGCACGACCACGAATTTATCCAGACAATTGCAAATAAAATCATTGAAATCACTCCAAAAGGGATTTTGGAAAAAGAAATGGAATATGATGATTATTTGAATGACGAAACTGTTGAAACAAGACTAAATAAGATGTATAGACTTTAG
- a CDS encoding DUF4272 domain-containing protein: MILNLMTLTCFARKCEIRSQSKILDMLDYLYRLNWANVEIKLEGYDKIVDEGILYFSRLALEWVVQEGKSIEEIIIHI; the protein is encoded by the coding sequence TTGATATTGAATTTGATGACTTTAACGTGTTTTGCTAGAAAGTGTGAGATTCGTTCACAAAGCAAAATTTTAGATATGCTAGATTATTTGTATAGATTGAACTGGGCAAATGTTGAAATAAAATTGGAAGGTTATGATAAAATCGTAGATGAAGGTATTTTGTATTTTAGCAGACTTGCATTAGAATGGGTTGTTCAAGAGGGAAAAAGCATAGAAGAAATTATTATTCATATATGA
- a CDS encoding NUDIX hydrolase — protein sequence MDNSFKFLKGAKMIHPTTGITLEYLDKSNAVCFVLFNETKEKAILVKQFRPGPKDYTLEVCAGLIDGDEDPRTAAFRELREETGYLEKDIVDVEELPQGLYVSPGYTTENLYFFSGRLKSDDIEPLEQSLDNGEDVKVVWVDVKDILKLSNDMKTILAIIYFSRKK from the coding sequence ATGGATAATAGTTTTAAATTTTTAAAAGGGGCAAAAATGATACATCCGACAACTGGGATAACTTTGGAATATTTGGATAAGTCTAATGCAGTTTGTTTTGTATTGTTTAATGAAACTAAAGAAAAGGCAATTTTGGTAAAACAGTTCCGTCCAGGTCCGAAGGATTATACTTTGGAGGTTTGCGCTGGGCTGATTGATGGGGATGAAGATCCTAGGACAGCGGCTTTTAGGGAATTGCGAGAAGAAACTGGATATTTAGAAAAGGATATTGTGGATGTAGAAGAATTGCCACAAGGGCTTTATGTGTCACCTGGGTATACTACGGAAAATCTGTATTTTTTTAGCGGCAGATTGAAATCAGATGATATTGAGCCACTTGAGCAGTCGCTGGATAATGGAGAAGATGTGAAGGTTGTCTGGGTTGATGTGAAGGATATTTTAAAACTTTCAAATGATATGAAAACGATACTTGCGATAATTTATTTTTCGAGAAAAAAGTAG
- the mgtE gene encoding magnesium transporter: MDQNDKINLDKENIDINADIDTKKITQEESTQLNVEKLKDEIRNRMSEEDVQNFEEEEEASPEEMAEEIQKIETEKELEEYFEDNHSIDIAESFEELDDDELLRVFKLMSDENKASVLEQADEELQTRIIDLLSDEEDIDILGYMSPDDVVDILGYIDIQKSKSILDKMKRSQANKFRELLGYEEDTAGGIMTTQYIAFKQNLEIKDVMAKLKIIAPKTEVIETIFVTNEKKELVGEADLRDILISSEETKLENIMDENIKYVYVEEDQEEVARIVSKYDLHVIPVINHKKNILGIITVDDIIDVIQEENTEDILKLGGISEEEEIDSTFLFSVKQRLPWLVINLATAFLASFVIGLFSNTVEKVVILSSIMTIISGMGGNAGTQALSVTIRALALGEVDLKDTIGIIGKTLLVGAINGAILGLLCGGILWALYGNFYMGLIVFLAMIGNLVIACMIGFLIPVTLKALKIDPAMASAVVLTTATDCFGFLIFLSLATVFLNKLT, encoded by the coding sequence ATGGATCAAAATGATAAAATAAATTTAGATAAAGAAAATATTGACATTAATGCTGACATTGATACAAAAAAAATAACTCAAGAGGAAAGTACACAACTGAATGTGGAAAAATTAAAAGATGAAATCAGAAACCGTATGTCTGAAGAAGATGTTCAGAATTTTGAAGAGGAAGAGGAAGCATCGCCTGAAGAAATGGCTGAGGAAATTCAAAAAATTGAAACAGAGAAAGAGCTGGAAGAGTATTTTGAGGATAATCATTCGATTGATATTGCGGAAAGTTTTGAAGAATTAGATGATGATGAGCTTTTAAGAGTATTTAAGCTAATGAGTGATGAAAATAAGGCTAGTGTTTTGGAGCAGGCGGATGAAGAATTGCAGACGAGAATTATAGATTTGCTTTCAGATGAGGAAGATATTGATATTTTGGGATATATGTCGCCAGATGATGTGGTTGATATTTTAGGATATATTGACATTCAAAAAAGCAAGTCGATTCTTGACAAGATGAAACGTTCACAGGCAAATAAATTCAGGGAGTTGCTTGGTTATGAGGAGGATACGGCTGGGGGAATTATGACAACTCAGTATATTGCATTTAAGCAAAATTTAGAAATAAAAGATGTGATGGCTAAGCTAAAAATTATTGCTCCAAAGACAGAAGTAATTGAAACTATTTTTGTTACAAATGAAAAAAAGGAACTTGTGGGAGAAGCTGATTTACGGGATATATTGATTTCTTCTGAAGAAACAAAACTTGAAAATATAATGGATGAAAATATAAAATATGTCTATGTTGAGGAAGATCAGGAAGAAGTAGCGAGAATAGTATCAAAATATGATTTACATGTAATACCAGTTATCAATCATAAAAAAAATATATTGGGAATTATAACAGTTGATGATATTATTGATGTAATTCAAGAGGAAAATACGGAGGATATTTTGAAATTAGGGGGAATTTCAGAAGAAGAGGAGATTGATTCGACATTTTTATTTTCTGTTAAACAAAGATTGCCTTGGCTAGTCATAAATCTGGCAACAGCTTTTCTTGCTTCATTTGTAATTGGACTATTTTCCAATACAGTCGAAAAAGTAGTTATTTTATCTTCAATAATGACGATAATTAGTGGAATGGGAGGAAATGCTGGAACTCAAGCTTTATCTGTAACAATTCGTGCATTGGCATTAGGAGAAGTTGATCTAAAGGATACGATTGGAATAATTGGAAAGACACTTTTAGTTGGGGCAATAAATGGAGCAATTTTAGGATTATTGTGTGGAGGAATTTTGTGGGCACTTTATGGGAATTTTTATATGGGATTAATTGTATTTTTGGCAATGATTGGAAATCTTGTAATTGCCTGTATGATTGGATTTTTAATTCCAGTAACATTAAAGGCATTAAAAATTGATCCTGCGATGGCTTCAGCTGTGGTATTAACGACAGCGACAGATTGTTTTGGATTTTTAATATTTTTAAGTTTGGCAACGGTATTTCTAAATAAATTAACATAA
- the pfkA gene encoding 6-phosphofructokinase, with protein sequence MKKIAILTSGGDSQGMNTAIRAVTKAAINKGMEVYGIKRGYKGMLEDQITPLTLLDVSGIADKGGTILLSARLPEFKDPEVRAKAAANLKKYGIDGLVVIGGDGSFHGAHYLYEEHGIKTIGIPGTIDNDIAGTDYTIGYDTALNIILDAISKLKDTATSHERTYLVEVMGRNCGDLALYSAIAGGASGVMIPETESSIDDLAEVIKKRRAEGKLYDIIVVAEGVGNVVQLKEELSKRIDTSIRVTILGHIQRGGAPTAFDRILATRLGVRAVELIEEGKGGLMVGIQSEEVTTHKLSYAWENYSKASAADYAIANMLSL encoded by the coding sequence ATGAAAAAAATCGCAATTTTAACAAGTGGAGGAGACTCACAAGGTATGAATACAGCGATAAGAGCTGTGACAAAAGCTGCCATCAACAAAGGTATGGAAGTTTATGGTATAAAAAGAGGATATAAAGGTATGCTTGAAGATCAAATCACTCCATTAACATTATTAGATGTAAGTGGAATTGCTGATAAAGGAGGAACGATCTTACTATCAGCAAGATTGCCTGAATTTAAAGATCCTGAAGTTAGGGCAAAAGCGGCAGCTAATTTGAAAAAATATGGAATTGACGGATTAGTTGTAATTGGTGGAGATGGATCATTCCATGGTGCACATTACTTATATGAAGAACATGGAATCAAAACAATCGGAATCCCAGGAACTATTGATAATGATATAGCTGGAACTGATTATACAATTGGTTATGATACAGCATTAAATATTATATTGGATGCAATTTCAAAATTGAAAGATACGGCAACTTCTCACGAAAGAACATATTTAGTTGAAGTAATGGGAAGAAACTGTGGAGATTTAGCACTTTATTCTGCAATCGCAGGAGGAGCAAGTGGAGTTATGATTCCTGAAACTGAAAGCTCAATTGATGATTTAGCTGAAGTAATCAAAAAAAGACGTGCTGAAGGTAAATTATATGACATAATTGTTGTTGCTGAAGGTGTTGGAAATGTTGTTCAGCTTAAAGAAGAATTATCAAAAAGAATTGACACAAGTATAAGAGTTACAATTTTGGGACATATTCAAAGAGGTGGAGCTCCAACAGCATTTGATAGAATTTTAGCTACAAGATTGGGTGTTAGAGCTGTTGAGTTAATTGAAGAAGGAAAAGGTGGATTAATGGTTGGAATCCAAAGCGAAGAAGTTACAACTCATAAATTATCTTATGCTTGGGAAAATTATTCAAAAGCATCTGCAGCTGATTATGCAATTGCAAATATGTTATCATTATAA
- the pykF gene encoding pyruvate kinase PykF, giving the protein MKIKMTKVVCTIGPKTESVEMLTKLVESGMNVMRLNFSHGDFAEHGQRIKNIREVMKKTGKEIGILLDTKGPEIRTGKLEGGNDVLLETGKKVIMTTDYDFVGNASKFAVSYPGIVNDLKVGSTVLLDDGLVGLKVEAINKEAGEVECVVTNTGELGETKGVNLPDVSVGLPALAEKDIADLKFGCEQGVDFVAASFIRKASDVAEVRKVLDDNGGKNIQIIPKIESQEGVDNFDEILELSDGIMVARGDLGVEVPAEEVPFMQKMMIRKCNKAGKPVITATQMLDSMIRNPRPTRAEAGDVANAILDGTDAVMLSGESAKGKYPVEAVKMMATISKRTDEFKKFKPVETPGADISVTEAISSGAVSTTQSLDAKLIVCWTKTGRSPKMIRKYGPTVPIIALTDNEQTARQLALVRGVRAYVEKGLDKTDDFFAKAREIAANHEEAKKGDLVVLVTGISKEGTTNTFRVERVGE; this is encoded by the coding sequence ATGAAAATTAAAATGACTAAAGTTGTTTGTACCATTGGTCCAAAAACTGAAAGTGTTGAAATGTTGACAAAATTAGTAGAAAGTGGAATGAACGTAATGAGATTAAACTTCTCTCACGGTGATTTTGCTGAACACGGACAAAGAATTAAAAATATTAGAGAAGTAATGAAAAAAACAGGTAAAGAAATAGGGATTTTATTAGATACTAAAGGTCCTGAAATCAGAACAGGAAAATTAGAAGGTGGAAACGATGTATTACTAGAAACTGGTAAAAAAGTAATTATGACAACTGATTATGATTTTGTCGGAAATGCTAGTAAATTTGCAGTTTCATATCCTGGAATTGTAAACGACTTAAAAGTTGGAAGTACTGTTTTATTAGATGATGGTTTAGTTGGATTAAAAGTTGAAGCTATCAACAAAGAAGCTGGAGAAGTTGAATGTGTTGTTACAAATACTGGAGAATTAGGAGAAACTAAAGGTGTAAACTTGCCAGATGTTTCAGTTGGTTTACCAGCATTAGCTGAAAAAGATATTGCTGATTTGAAATTTGGTTGTGAACAAGGTGTAGACTTTGTAGCAGCTTCATTCATAAGAAAAGCATCTGATGTTGCTGAAGTAAGAAAAGTATTAGATGATAATGGTGGAAAAAATATTCAAATTATTCCTAAAATTGAAAGCCAAGAAGGTGTTGACAACTTCGATGAAATCTTGGAATTAAGTGATGGAATCATGGTAGCAAGAGGAGATTTAGGAGTAGAAGTTCCTGCTGAAGAAGTTCCTTTCATGCAAAAAATGATGATCAGAAAATGTAATAAAGCTGGAAAACCAGTTATTACAGCTACACAAATGCTAGATTCAATGATTAGAAACCCAAGACCTACAAGAGCAGAAGCAGGAGACGTTGCTAACGCTATCTTAGACGGTACTGATGCTGTTATGTTATCAGGAGAATCAGCAAAAGGTAAATATCCAGTAGAAGCTGTTAAAATGATGGCTACTATTTCAAAAAGAACAGATGAGTTTAAAAAATTCAAACCAGTTGAAACTCCAGGAGCAGATATTTCTGTTACAGAAGCAATTTCAAGCGGTGCAGTAAGTACTACACAATCATTGGATGCTAAATTAATCGTATGTTGGACAAAAACAGGAAGATCTCCTAAGATGATTAGAAAATATGGACCAACTGTGCCTATAATCGCATTAACTGACAATGAACAAACTGCTAGACAGTTGGCATTAGTAAGAGGAGTTAGAGCTTATGTAGAAAAAGGATTAGATAAAACTGATGACTTTTTTGCAAAAGCAAGAGAAATTGCAGCTAATCACGAAGAAGCTAAAAAAGGTGATTTAGTAGTATTAGTTACTGGAATTTCTAAAGAAGGAACAACTAATACATTCAGAGTAGAAAGAGTTGGAGAATAA
- a CDS encoding SH3 domain-containing protein — MKKIFLVSILSVIFSAISMGATFITSSKDNAINIRQAAGTDSKVIETIKNGHILESSEKSGEWYKVTYYDSDIKKTFTGYIHNSQLKEIVGKLVITSSEGYSNIREKPTTKSTIKTRLKTGQTVYAISKTADDWYYIRYNGNEYGYIYSNQVAKK, encoded by the coding sequence ATGAAAAAAATATTTTTAGTTTCAATTTTATCTGTAATTTTTAGTGCCATCTCAATGGGTGCGACTTTTATAACATCATCAAAAGACAATGCAATTAATATACGGCAAGCTGCAGGTACTGATTCAAAAGTTATTGAAACTATTAAAAATGGACATATATTAGAGAGTAGTGAAAAATCAGGCGAATGGTATAAAGTAACATATTATGACAGTGATATAAAAAAAACATTTACTGGTTATATTCATAATAGTCAGTTAAAAGAAATAGTTGGAAAACTTGTTATAACTTCAAGTGAAGGTTACAGTAATATAAGAGAGAAACCAACAACAAAATCTACAATCAAAACTAGATTAAAAACTGGACAAACAGTTTATGCAATAAGCAAAACGGCAGATGACTGGTATTACATAAGATATAATGGAAATGAATATGGTTATATTTATAGTAATCAAGTGGCTAAAAAATAG